cccatacaggagatggacccgaaagtgctggaggagcacttcgattcctgcaacaccaccaacggggagaagcgcggtgaccagagtttcgagatcatcatcaactacaagaatctgatgagacgccagcgagagcccgggcagtcggacaagcggagcattggccatcctcaccaattggaggacgagatgactccaatcgcatacatcgccgattccaaggagctgcgttacctgctgcagcacccgctaatctcgagtttcctcttcctcaagtggcagcgtctctcggtgatcttctatctgaactttctactttactctctcttcactgcctccattatcacgcatacgctccttaagttccacgaaagcgaccacacgggcctgactgccctcttcggcctgttctcttggatagggattgtgtatctcatgatccgagaggtcatacagcttgccatgtcgccgctgctgtacttcaggtccatcacgaacctgatggaggtggctctcattgtcttgtcgatcctaacctgcatggaagccagctacgacaaggagacgcagcgcatactggccgtcttcaccattctgctggtgtccgtggagttctgcctgctggttggctccctgccagtactctcaatttcaacgcacatgctcatgctgcgcgccgtctccagcagcttcatcaagagctttgctctctactcgatctttgtgcttacgtttagtctgtgcttctacatactgtttggcaagccccaggtggattcctcctctccgaaggacagcacgccagagccagcaaaggagggagaagatgatggtcacttcaacacattctccgtgcccatcgaggcgctcatcaagacgattgtgatgctcacgggagaatttgatgccggtgacataaagtttgacagcgtctacacttacctgatcttcctgctctttgtgttcttcatgaccattgtgctgttcaatctcctgaatggtctggctgtcagcgatactcaggtgggtttatatttccttttcttcctcggctttatccaactgttttctcccctctcttttcccacaggccatcaaggcccaggcggaactgaacggcgccattgtccgcaccaatctgctgacccgctacgagcaagttctcactggccgagatgaacacgctcagacctcatcgtcccagttaaacaaaggcagtcggttcgctcgaggaagaccatgagctagtcaccggttcaatcgtaattttcttcatgcttttcttgagtttcatggcttttcccacacttgggaccccactaggcagaaaagcgaaaggagagaaaatcttcactgatgaatcgcctgatcggatcggatgggctgttatatactcacaacacatactcattggccgcatttgcgaatcgctgggctgtgaacaagcttaaattgaaagagtgtcggcacttcggtgtgccaaagatacatatctttaccccttgaatcagctcgtgttgatttttctgccgtgcattgcacttttgagctcaggtcctaaacgagagtcacacaccacacacatgcatattattatcattatcatcatcattatgataatgactgtgagcgaacgaatgctgatgaagcctcattgtcaatgtcgaaagttatgggattggttaaggaaacccaatgtgggatatgaaaagtattgcgttctgctctggcataggatcccagctttaatattagggggattccccttccaagcaacgatgcgacaatacaactgtatgtacatatgcatctacagtgggtacacagcaaggcaggcgcgattagatacaggccagcgccgagcagcgtagacacccagtaccctgccaccctccgagggaaacagagagcgatgaagggggatctgtgtgtgcgtatccccaatgaattaatatttcattctagaacgcagttgtctgcgttagttgggcacacacacacatagtacatatatgctggcagcgttcccattcaatctactcgacggctgatgcacgccagtagccccgctggaaacttccgcagattctggaacgcagaggatgcgggctatcggcgacaggggaatactactaagcagaaagagaaggcgagttcatattattgctaatttaatgcaagaaaaataaagagagtggagtgggcgatgccaaaggcagaagaaagaaaggccgtaaaccaaaagaaggcctgtctcgctctctctcgtgggaattgactttgaatttcgaatatttcggtatctattttcattgcggccaagaacggagagacgattccgtgtattgcgatgccagcatcaacgaaaatagatgcccaaatggaagtgcaaacatctctcaggggaggggtggagtgtcgggcgtgtggccgtgtgtcttctgtcagtgtgtgattggatactgcttgctgctttctgctcgatggctgcccctagagcacgaggtgcaggcgtatctggaacaccagctgctcgacggtcttcttcaggagcgccgccagggacaggatgaatcccaggaggctgagggagaacagccagggcgtggtcatgagcacggcaaagaagacgagcgtctcgtcgccccgggcattggccatgcgccacagcaactggcgctggatggtgcgcagcttgaacttgctgttccacaatcggtggcgcttcgagccgacggtttcgttgaagcccacggtcttctcgaccagccagaacaccgcgcagcacagcagttgcagcaccGGCAGCACGACCTTGACCACAGCGGTCTCCAAGACGAGGTGGTACAAGGCCACCATGCGCTGACGGTGCTCCGGCTGCATTGTGGAGAGCACGACTGCGCCGAGGGACTCCAGCGGGGAGGCCCTGGGGGAAGGGCCGTCGGAGAGCTCCTCCCACTCCGAGTCCGACTCGGTGCGCTCTATCGAGCtgaactcgctctggctctgacaggtctggctctgacaggagcacgactcctcctcttggtcctcctcggtgggcatcgagtagtcgccctcgtagtcgccctcgtagcggCAGTCGGAGTACTCTTCGTGGGGGTCGTCGTAGTAGTCTCCGCGGCTGTCCGGAGAAGCGCCGCCTGTCCAGAGAGAGCTCAACACGGGCGGTGGTCCCATCGAAGCCATCTGTGGCACAGCATTGAATCTGCAGGGGAGCCGGGGGTAAGTTATATCCTGTGGGGAAGGGCAGtctgggctgctgccgctcacccATCTGAATCCCCCATCGGAGGGAAGGTGGGGGGGTGAGCGTGACCTATTTGACCCATTGGGCGGGACAGCAGAGTACTGGTGTGGATTTGGCCTAGGAAGGGCATCGCATTGAGTCCATTCTTGTCGGTGGAACCTTCGGGGGGGACCTGCagccccggctgctgctgctgctgctggtcggtaaagacgaaggatcccatggatccgaaaataccccgcgagcgggtgaatggggaacgtggattgttaatagttggattcatcttattccagcacctgtgaggaaatattcgttcatgggctttgttttgtatttttatttttatttactttatgttccctgtgctttcgatatttgctgccgttctctgtgttgtgccgctctctccagatattcgtactgaatgatttccagagccagttctgaacggctccaagtgatagttcagggcccacttcgatgttgtgtttcgaatcacaggtcaggtgacgtactttccctgggcagagctgcgacttgcaatagttgatcggctttgttggtttgggaTAGGACTTGCGATAAATACCATGCCACCATACTCCTTGGTGTGGCTGAAATGTTGGCTACCATTCTGGGATTAAGGAGTTAAGGGTTAAGGGTTAAGGAGAGTTGTGGAGTGggcgtgggggggggggggtatatttttgcttggctttacatcttccttaagctgctgttttgtgtcacagccaacctgtcatttgtacattgaattgctgctcgagaggtctctttggagtcctctgttccccgtgtacaaatttacataaaatcacAGGAAGCACTTAGGATTAATAGGGGGCACTCATCCCCCTCTACTCCCTCTACCCCTTTTGGTGGTGTCATGGGTTAAGCATTTGCTGTGTTCggcattcaatttgtggcttgatttcttaccttttatgatgcgctatacggctgtaatccatgtaggacatgcactttgtttatccattcaaaggcgctaaagagggtagtcctgtaatccaaaagggcatccagtatatccagagcgaaggttaatccattcgatggagcgctcaagcagaccagccaagcggttgaccagaagcttaacgaggcttaaaatttccaagaggccgccagccggcaagtgtcattgcagtccctccagtcgactccactccagtccagttttttcccaaactgtgcgacgtgaataactttgatgatttcttggcccaaaggcgcccacacaatataaatactcctctcttttttgtcaataagtttattttcagtcgttacatttacgaataacaggcgagtttttctactcaaaagaaatatttaaattaaaaaacgaaacagttattggttgatgtccttcagcttctctggatcagtctactcaagccaaatcaaatattaaaattagaaaaacgaaacagttattggttgatgtccttcagcttctctgcatccgtcttggcggcccacaagcggcacccaatttttttatagtcatcgccgccctcaaatactcggccggcaccccagtttcctctgatagtcttaacacggtcacttttttttccttaaaaacggcagcaattttttgcattgtctccgaattccttgaaaccatacaatattctcctcaatatcgtgagttgtggccgactcctccgtatgaccgtgcatattgttgtcaatatcctcaatatcctgagttgtggccgactcctccgtatcaccgtgcatattgtcaatatcctcaatatcgtgagttgtggccgactcctccgtatgaccgttcatattgttgtcaatatcctcaatatcctgagttgtggccgactcctccgtatcaccgtgcatattgtcaatatcctcaatatcctgagttgtggccgactcctccgtatcaccgttcatattgttgtcaatatcctcaatatcctgagatatcatcagaacagaaatattctgcaccggagtaacaggctcagcatacttcgcgtgcgtcgtccccgctgaatggaatacattattagaatataatataaatgtaactaatttacttacccttacgttgatggtccagacaaaaaaaagtacaaattaATCACTCCTGCAGCACTTATGTCGCAAACTTGGACTCCACCGAACGACGTCATGTTGGCAATTTCCTGTGCTTTCGGCCTTTGCACTTTCCGGCCTTGCAGATGGTCCCAGTATATCCCGCATAATACATTAACAAGGGCACTGTCCACCCCGTCAATTCTTACACCTCCCAAACAATCCTGTCAATGTATGTCAAGGAAtacaggaaagaaaattacaagagtatctttgaggctacaaagtcggtagacaacttgcccgactacctaatgtctgataaagttaaagaaatcattaaaaatgaaataatgaacttattacgcgctgttgaaaaacatttcgaatttagaaacgaaccaatatgttttaacaacatgaacagcaataccttcgaggaacgtggcaagcatttatcaacaatttttataaacataatgaaagtatcgtttaaagaagacttcaacagaaacccagtatattatgctacaactgtagtgttcatggctctccaaataatggaccaaaaaattaaattattaaataagacgttagaaaatattttgtagtatgtagtataattatattaattttaataataataacaattgttcggagcagaacccagccgattagctgcttgccaaatagcacctaattcttggccctcagccgcttattttgtttgttacttatgtctatgtcactcatttgtttgttaaagctttgcgcttgcttgccctgctaaacgctctctgccagctcgctcttcgctatctccgctttgcgtctgcctaccgacgtcggccgagcgaagctgcgcttagcgatcggagcggcaatgtaaagggcaggcaagccacacttgcaatttggatgtcacgcattaaagaacatatcgtaattttatttctgcgccgagttttatttaattcgaaataattagtcggccgattggggataaaaaacattatctccacataaaaattggtgaccccgacgtgatatctgagttgcagtgtcaattaataatctcTCGCAATCGACATTCTTCAGCcttagcaaattttcggcggttaagcacaattcggtgctaaaacatacttacatacacgcattgctgtctatttatttctctgtcgcgacaattcggtcagtgcagtgcggtaggcagtgcagcgaactcactaatacacacaagcggagtacaaagcggaatcggacagctcgcacagccgaacagctaaaggcattagctgtaatccctttgcttgcggttcccacgtttatacgtatacagggagTCTTTTttggtcgtgctgagtgactcttttaaaacctcaacatggtagcacctgagcctaccaatgtcgcgaacgcagcaatgccgagtgatgtagatttctacaagcacaaggccaagtccatcgcgcgccaactaaaggccatggataaATGGCcatgatggctgctcgcacggtaaatgttgtcaattcaacggctcggcatactctcgaggggaattcgtcgttgttcgcctataatagtatagaccgttctcgaatgcccgagttgcagcttccgcgattcggtgggaactacatggattggccagaattccactcgatgttctcgacaatg
Above is a genomic segment from Drosophila miranda strain MSH22 chromosome Y unlocalized genomic scaffold, D.miranda_PacBio2.1 Contig_Y3_pilon, whole genome shotgun sequence containing:
- the LOC117194643 gene encoding transient receptor potential cation channel protein painless-like, translated to MSLTPFSLYTGIPHCPGQRCPGQSPGRSNASQVGSCIQLLLEYGASPNLVDQGEFTPLHHVLKNRKTEAGTKLELIRLFLKEPQLDIDSYRNGQLRQMLRDQYPELPFPELREAEAEIDCERLLRTLRDGDENQFEQQFAEYHQNVSGNADNQCNANQEEYQSLLAESIKRGKQRAFEAILETGININPSKLSDISPVELAVIWGNHRALEKLLKHPQLRLTSHSKLLNAVISRLGEQPLDDLCDHHRCFQLLLESDRVDINEADKAGLVPLSYAVKYRNTKVAQELLRQGAYIGARSAFGDLPIQEMDPKVLEEHFDSCNTTNGEKRGDQSFEIIINYKNLMRRQREPGQSDKRSIGHPHQLEDEMTPIAYIADSKELRYLLQHPLISSFLFLKWQRLSVIFYLNFLLYSLFTASIITHTLLKFHESDHTGLTALFGLFSWIGIVYLMIREVIQLAMSPLLYFRSITNLMEVALIVLSILTCMEASYDKETQRILAVFTILLVSVEFCLLVGSLPVLSISTHMLMLRAVSSSFIKSFALYSIFVLTFSLCFYILFGKPQVDSSSPKDSTPEPAKEGEDDGHFNTFSVPIEALIKTIVMLTGEFDAGDIKFDSVYTYLIFLLFVFFMTIVLFNLLNGLAVSDTQAIKAQAELNGAIVRTNLLTRYEQVL